One window from the genome of Cydia fagiglandana chromosome 21, ilCydFagi1.1, whole genome shotgun sequence encodes:
- the LOC134675005 gene encoding uncharacterized protein LOC134675005, with protein sequence MDKMDKDNPSESDQCDDMEKNNNVACDESEVMVFGGGENMESEHYLGLDRPAKRGREINGEEQWIRVGRKAKRFNRRGVNNDATTGTAEEITFMTEVCITCTEKLPKQFGLAKLLKAEGIQGITRIKYVNEYKVLIHCSSDNSAESLIQSKRFNEGGFKCHRTLEKNQSYGVIFDVDLEMTEEEILQDLVSDTAILAVKRLKRRNTADGKWVTSEAVRITFKGASLPTYVYIYDTRTKVSPYNYPVTQCARCWRYGHTVKMCPSSKIVCPKCSEDHPNCTTTIFQCNNCSGRHMAMAKVCPVYVKERKIRDLMTKFNCSYKRALAMYTIHIPSPMFTPEILPQEPSQPVESQALFEQSQDTLEPPTEKHELEKSSYAGSVKTNKVNPNRIVNANKKKSVKNRKEQAEILFDDNMSVKSVSEGGPKSQEERSEHKEKITWQLLLAKLKRKLFEEEGVAWTDKIKSCVSTFLEGIISIVLQYMTDLPGLSFIKELWVTTHTSP encoded by the coding sequence ATGGATAAGATGGATAAAGACAATCCTTCGGAAAGTGATCAGTGTGATGACATGGAGAAGAATAACAACGTGGCTTGTGACGAAAGTGAGGTTATGGTGTTTGGCGGTGGTGAAAACATGGAAAGCGAGCATTACTTAGGGTTAGATCGGCCAGCTAAAAGAGGAAGGGAGATAAATGGAGAGGAGCAGTGGATTAGAGTGGGCCGAAAGGCAAAAAGATTCAACAGAAGGGGAGTTAATAATGACGCGACGACGGGAACTGCGGAAGAAATTACATTTATGACTGAAGTTTGTATTACGTGTACAGAAAAACTACCGAAGCAATTTGGATTGGCGAAGCTATTGAAAGCCGAAGGGATACAGGGCATAACACGAATAAAATACGTTAATGAGTACAAAGTGTTGATCCACTGTAGTAGTGATAACAGTGCCGAGTCGCTAATCCAATCAAAGCGCTTTAACGAGGGTGGCTTTAAATGTCATAGAACGCTTGAAAAGAATCAGTCGTATGGTGTTATTTTTGATGTTGACCTTGAGATGACTGAGGAGGAGATATTACAAGATCTTGTAAGTGATACGGCGATTTTGGCAGTGAAACGTTTGAAACGCAGGAATACTGCTGACGGAAAGTGGGTAACAAGTGAAGCTGTTAGAATTACCTTTAAGGGCGCATCTCTGCCGACATATGTTTATATATATGATACTAGAACCAAGGTCTCTCCATATAACTATCCTGTTACACAATGTGCACGATGCTGGCGGTATGGCCACACTGTTAAAATGTGCCCTTCTAGTAAAATTGTGTGCCCTAAATGCTCAGAGGACCATCCTAATTGCACGACAACAATCTTTCAGTGCAACAACTGTTCGGGTCGTCATATGGCAATGGCGAAAGTATGCCCAGTGTATGTGAAAGAACGGAAAATAAGAGATCTAATGACAAAATTTAATTGTTCATATAAAAGGGCGCTTGCTATGTACACTATTCATATTCCGTCCCCAATGTTTACACCTGAGATATTGCCACAAGAACCTTCTCAACCAGTTGAGTCACAAGCTCTATTTGAACAATCTCAGGATACTCTGGAACCCCCTACAGAGAAACATGAGCTTGAGAAGTCTAGCTACGCTGGGTCGGTTAAAACAAATAAAGTCAACCCTAATAGGATAGTGAATGCAAACAAGAAGAAAAGTGTGAAAAATAGAAAAGAACAAGCGGAGATCTTATTTGATGACAATATGTCGGTTAAGAGTGTCAGTGAAGGTGGTCCCAAGAGCCAAGAAGAACGATCGGAGCACAAAGAAAAAATTACCTGGCAGCTGTTGTTGGCTAAACTTAAGAGGAAACTGTTTGAAGAGGAAGGCGTTGCATGGACAGATAAGATCAAGAGTTGTGTGAGTACCTTTTTAGAGGGGATAATATCAATAGTTTTACAGTATATGACAGACCTGCCAGGCTTAAGCTTTATAAAAGAATTATGGGTAACAACTCACACATCACCCTAA